The following are encoded together in the Lactuca sativa cultivar Salinas chromosome 1, Lsat_Salinas_v11, whole genome shotgun sequence genome:
- the LOC111896359 gene encoding uncharacterized protein LOC111896359, with amino-acid sequence MGDRNEKESQVMLHYPMLSRNNYAAWAIKMKVFMQAQGVWDAVEPKTTNTVVEQKKDKMAMAAIYQGIPEDLLLSLAEKQTAEEAWEALKTMFLGADRVKTARVQTLKAEFEVLSMKEVDTIDEFAGKVNNIVSNIRALGDKLEESYVVKKLLRAVPEKFLHIASTIEQFADLETMSVEEVVGRLKAHEERVHGRGENSEGKVLLTQQEWLEKSKKKNDEAQRMSQKNGRGGYSNTRGRGRGRGRGGWNNGGGRRGGGPHQHRNNRHDTGSSRDKTRVQCYNCQDFGHYASECKNPRKERNQEVHLTKAKMKMNQHFC; translated from the coding sequence ATGGGAGATAGAAACGAAAAGGAAAGCCAGGTTATGCTTCATTACCCGATGTTGTCCAGAAACAATTATGCTGCTTGGGCGATAAAGATGAAAGTCTTCATGCAAGCCCAAGGCGTGTGGGATGCAGTTGAGCCCAAAACCACGAACACAGTAGTCGAACAAAAGAAGGATAAAATGGCGATGGCGGCCATCTATCAAGGGATACCGGAAGACTTATTGTTGTCATTGGCTGAGAAACAAACAGCTGAGGAGGCGTGGGAAGCGCTGAAGACTATGTTCCTTGGAGCGGACAGAGTAAAGACAGCAAGAGTTCAAACTCTTAAGGCTGAGTTCGAAGTCTTAAGCATGAAAGAAGTGGACACCATTGATGAGTTTGCTGGGAAAGTAAACAACATCGTGAGTAATATTAGGGCATTGGGAGATAAACTAGAAGAGTCGTATGTTGTGAAGAAATTGCTTAGAGCCGTTCCAGAAAAATTCCTGCATATTGCCTCTACAATAGAGCAGTTTGCTGATCTCGAGACTATGTCTGTTGAAGAAGTGGTGGGACGGTTAAAAGCCCATGAAGAGAGGGTACATGGTCGAGGGGAAAACAGTGAAGGAAAAGTGTTGTTGACCCAACAAGAGTGGCTTGAGAAGAGTAAAAAGAAAAATGATGAGGCTCAACGGATGTCACAAAAGAATGGTAGGGGAGGATACTCAAACACACGTGGACGGGGTCGTGGCCGTGGAAGAGGCGGCTGGAACAACGGTGGCGGACGGAGGGGTGGCGGCCCTCATCAGCACCGCAATAATAGACATGATACTGGGAGTAGCAGAGACAAAACCAGGGTACAATGTTACAACTGCCAAGATTTTGGCCATTACGCCTCAGAGTGCAAGAACCCACGGAAGGAAAGGAATCAGGAGGTGCATCTGACCAAGGCCAAGATGAAGATGAACCAGCACTTTTGTTAG